In Actinomycetota bacterium, the following proteins share a genomic window:
- a CDS encoding NAD(P)H-quinone dehydrogenase yields the protein MAVRIAIIGGGPGGYEAALVGAELGAEVTLIDSAGVGGACVLWDCVPSKTLCSTAEVVTYMRTAPRLGLTSETPKLNVNLHKVFERILWLASAQSRDIETKILEAGVRMVQGTARFIDPHTLLVAEGPAAGERIEADVVLIATGSSPNELPSAPCDGVRILNSRQVYDLDSVPESLIVVGSGATGAEFAHAFNRLGAGVTLVSSRDRMLPGEDADAADVLESVFRRRGMTLLKQTRAHGARAVDGGVEVDLGDGQALTGSHALFTVGQSPNSAALALGNAGVRVGARGEIPVDGVSRTNVSHIYAAGDVTGGVMLASTAAMQGRIAMWHTLGQAVTPLARDEIAATVFTDPEIATVGISQAEAAARGLHAEVVMLPFATNARAKMSSLEDGFVKIVAISGSGTVIGGTIVAPHASDLILSVSVAVHVRLTVAQLAQAFSVYPSFGGSVQEAARLLMGR from the coding sequence ATGGCCGTTCGAATAGCGATCATCGGAGGAGGGCCGGGCGGCTACGAGGCTGCGCTGGTCGGTGCCGAGCTGGGCGCGGAGGTCACGCTGATCGACAGTGCCGGCGTCGGCGGTGCCTGCGTGCTGTGGGACTGCGTGCCGTCCAAGACGCTGTGTTCGACGGCCGAGGTTGTGACGTACATGCGCACGGCACCGCGTCTTGGTCTGACGTCTGAGACCCCGAAGCTGAATGTCAATCTCCACAAGGTCTTTGAGCGGATACTGTGGCTGGCCAGCGCGCAGAGCCGGGACATCGAAACCAAGATCCTCGAAGCCGGCGTCCGCATGGTGCAGGGAACCGCGCGCTTCATCGATCCACACACTTTGTTGGTCGCCGAGGGTCCGGCGGCGGGGGAACGGATCGAGGCGGACGTCGTGCTGATCGCGACGGGATCAAGCCCCAACGAGTTGCCGAGCGCCCCGTGCGACGGCGTGCGAATCCTGAACTCGCGGCAGGTCTACGATTTGGATTCGGTTCCCGAGTCACTCATCGTGGTCGGTTCCGGCGCAACCGGCGCGGAGTTCGCGCACGCGTTCAACCGTTTGGGCGCAGGCGTGACGCTGGTTTCGTCTCGAGATCGCATGCTCCCCGGAGAGGATGCCGATGCCGCGGACGTCTTGGAGTCGGTGTTTCGTCGGCGGGGGATGACATTGCTCAAGCAAACGCGTGCGCACGGCGCGCGCGCCGTGGACGGCGGGGTCGAGGTAGATCTGGGCGACGGGCAGGCGCTGACGGGCAGCCATGCCCTGTTCACGGTCGGCCAGTCGCCGAACTCCGCAGCGCTCGCGCTCGGCAATGCCGGCGTGCGAGTCGGCGCGCGCGGTGAAATCCCGGTGGACGGCGTCAGTCGCACGAACGTTTCGCATATCTATGCCGCCGGAGACGTCACCGGAGGTGTGATGTTGGCGAGCACCGCCGCGATGCAAGGTCGGATTGCGATGTGGCACACCCTTGGTCAGGCGGTGACTCCGCTCGCGCGCGACGAGATCGCCGCGACGGTGTTCACCGATCCTGAGATCGCAACAGTTGGGATCTCGCAGGCTGAGGCCGCCGCGCGCGGCTTGCACGCCGAGGTCGTGATGTTGCCGTTCGCCACCAACGCGCGCGCCAAGATGTCTTCGCTGGAAGATGGCTTCGTCAAGATCGTCGCTATTTCCGGGAGTGGAACGGTGATCGGCGGAACGATCGTCGCGCCGCACGCGAGTGACCTCATCTTGTCGGTGTCGGTTGCGGTGCATGTGCGCCTCACCGTTGCGCAACTCGCGCAGGCGTTTTCGGTTTATCCGAGTTTCGGCGGTAGCGTGCAAGAGGCCGCTCGTTTGCTGATGGGACGCTGA
- a CDS encoding methylmalonyl-CoA mutase family protein produces the protein MSENERLTPSGIPIEPIYDPATLGEFDAAGLGSPGEFPYARGVYRDMYRGRVWTMRQYAGYATAAESNARYRYLLDHGQTGLSVAFDLPTQMGYDSDDAVSEGEVGKVGVAIDSLQDMRTLFDGIPLDKVSTSMTINAPASVLLMLYQLVGEEQGVDPAALTGTIQNDILKEYIARGTYIYPPEPSMRLITDTFAYCAEHLPKFNTISISGYHMAEKGATAVQEIAFTLADAIAYVEAAIGAGLPVDTFGPRLSFFFVARTSLLEEVAKFRAARALWAQIMRDRFGAEDARSMMLRFHTQTAGVQLTAQQPENNIVRVAIQALAAVLGGTQSLHANSFDEALALPSERAAKIALRTQQIIASESGVVDTADPLGGSWYVESLTREIEARARAYLSRIEDMGGAVRSIEFMQEEIERSAYDEQMAIEARGRTVVGVNAYQESEETTAELLRVDASVEAAQVERVRAVRARRNDAAARAALQNLRDAANGTDNLMVPIREALRRMATVGEVCGVMRDVFGVYRPRR, from the coding sequence ATGTCCGAGAACGAGCGCTTGACCCCTTCCGGTATTCCGATCGAGCCGATATACGATCCGGCCACGCTCGGTGAATTCGATGCGGCCGGCCTAGGTTCGCCGGGGGAGTTCCCGTACGCGCGTGGGGTCTACCGCGACATGTATCGCGGTCGCGTGTGGACGATGCGTCAGTACGCGGGGTACGCGACGGCCGCCGAATCCAACGCGCGGTATCGGTATTTGCTCGACCACGGCCAGACCGGCTTGTCGGTGGCCTTCGACCTTCCGACGCAGATGGGATACGACTCCGACGACGCCGTTTCCGAGGGTGAGGTCGGCAAGGTCGGAGTCGCGATCGATTCGCTGCAGGACATGCGAACGCTGTTCGACGGGATTCCGCTGGACAAGGTTTCCACCTCGATGACCATCAACGCTCCGGCGTCGGTCTTGCTGATGCTGTATCAGTTGGTCGGAGAGGAGCAGGGTGTGGATCCAGCCGCTCTGACGGGCACGATCCAAAACGACATCCTCAAGGAATACATCGCGCGGGGGACTTACATCTATCCCCCCGAGCCGTCGATGCGGCTGATCACCGACACCTTTGCCTACTGTGCCGAGCACCTTCCCAAGTTCAACACGATCTCTATCTCGGGCTACCACATGGCGGAGAAGGGCGCGACCGCGGTGCAGGAGATCGCCTTCACGCTCGCCGACGCAATCGCCTACGTCGAGGCGGCCATCGGTGCAGGCCTTCCTGTGGACACATTCGGCCCGCGATTGTCCTTCTTCTTCGTCGCCCGTACGAGCCTGTTGGAAGAAGTCGCGAAATTCCGCGCGGCGCGCGCGCTGTGGGCCCAGATCATGCGCGATCGATTCGGCGCCGAAGATGCGCGCTCGATGATGTTGCGTTTCCACACGCAGACGGCCGGGGTCCAACTCACCGCGCAGCAGCCCGAGAACAACATCGTGCGGGTCGCGATCCAGGCACTTGCGGCGGTGCTGGGCGGGACGCAGTCGTTGCACGCGAACTCCTTTGATGAGGCGCTGGCGTTGCCGAGCGAGCGCGCGGCGAAGATCGCGCTCCGCACTCAGCAGATCATCGCGTCGGAGTCCGGAGTTGTGGACACGGCTGATCCGCTGGGCGGCTCGTGGTATGTCGAGTCGTTGACGCGAGAGATCGAGGCGCGCGCGCGCGCCTATCTCAGCCGGATAGAGGACATGGGCGGCGCGGTGCGCTCGATCGAGTTCATGCAGGAAGAGATCGAGCGCTCTGCCTACGATGAGCAGATGGCGATCGAGGCGCGCGGGCGCACCGTCGTCGGAGTAAACGCGTATCAGGAGTCAGAGGAGACGACCGCGGAACTGCTGCGGGTGGATGCCTCGGTGGAAGCGGCGCAAGTCGAGCGAGTACGCGCTGTGCGCGCGCGCCGCAACGACGCAGCCGCCCGGGCGGCGTTGCAGAACTTGCGTGACGCTGCGAACGGAACCGACAACTTGATGGTTCCGATCCGCGAGGCTCTGCGACGGATGGCGACGGTGGGCGAGGTGTGCGGTGTGATGCGCGACGTGTTCGGCGTCTACAGGCCGCGACGCTGA
- the sdhC gene encoding succinate dehydrogenase, cytochrome b556 subunit encodes MSRLLPERVGTVYKGGQGQWSWAIHRITGVAVIVFLFVHIADTALVGFGPEVFNRVVSTYHNPVIRLLEIGLAAAVLFHALNGLRIILIDFVPRMADYHKQLFRGVVGLYIVMIIPALYFMGRGVLRSL; translated from the coding sequence GTGTCTCGACTACTTCCCGAACGCGTTGGCACCGTCTACAAGGGCGGGCAGGGCCAGTGGTCCTGGGCGATTCACCGCATCACCGGTGTCGCCGTCATCGTGTTCCTATTCGTTCACATCGCCGACACAGCACTCGTCGGGTTCGGACCGGAAGTCTTCAACCGGGTTGTCAGCACATACCACAACCCCGTAATTCGCCTGCTCGAAATCGGGCTGGCGGCCGCGGTTCTGTTCCACGCGCTGAACGGCCTACGCATCATCCTGATCGACTTCGTTCCGCGAATGGCGGACTACCACAAGCAGCTATTCCGCGGCGTCGTCGGCCTGTACATCGTGATGATCATCCCGGCCCTGTACTTCATGGGCCGTGGCGTTCTGAGGAGTCTGTGA
- a CDS encoding succinate dehydrogenase hydrophobic membrane anchor subunit, translating into MAVTTGSKRTPARERASSSTELWTWLFMRVSGLVLVFLVLGHFTIVHLLDGGIDRINFKFVAGRWSNPLWQTWDWTMLSLGLLHGTNGVKTLINEYVSKPGKRTLLKSILYVLTLVFLLLGTVVIVAFDPTKGTGF; encoded by the coding sequence ATGGCCGTCACGACGGGATCCAAACGCACGCCGGCGCGCGAGCGCGCATCGAGTTCGACCGAGTTGTGGACGTGGCTGTTCATGCGCGTCTCCGGCCTTGTCTTGGTGTTCCTGGTTCTCGGTCACTTCACCATCGTCCACCTGCTGGACGGCGGAATCGATCGCATCAACTTCAAGTTCGTCGCAGGACGCTGGTCGAACCCACTGTGGCAAACCTGGGACTGGACGATGCTGTCCCTCGGCTTGCTGCACGGGACCAACGGCGTCAAGACGCTCATCAATGAGTACGTGAGCAAGCCCGGCAAGCGCACATTGCTGAAGAGCATCCTCTACGTTCTCACCTTAGTGTTCTTGCTCCTCGGCACGGTCGTGATCGTCGCGTTTGATCCCACGAAGGGAACGGGTTTCTGA
- the sdhA gene encoding succinate dehydrogenase flavoprotein subunit, translating to MPRYHTYDAIIIGAGGAGLRAALESSKRVKTAVITKLYPTRSHTGAAQGGVCASLANVEDDNWEWHAYDTVKGSDFLADQDAVDVMCQEASHAVLELERMGLPFNRTPDGRIDQRRFGGHTRNHGEGPVKRAAYAADRTGHMILQTLFQQCVKQGVEFFNEFYVLDVVMSGKQVAGVVAYELATGELHVFHAKGVLFASGGFGKMWKVTSNAHALTGDGPGAVLRRGLPLEDMEFFQFHPTGLYGIGILLSEAARGEGGILRNGLGERFMERYAPTIKDLAPRDMVSRAIYFEIKEGRGCGPKKDHVLLHVDHLDHKLVEEKLPDITEFARIYLDVEPLKEGVPIQPTAHYAMGGIPTDVFGRALADAKNTPVRGMYAAGECACVSVHGGNRLGTNSLLDIIVFGRRGGITMAEETRQMDFAPLPADAHEATEALLAGILERPQQESIADLRAELQQSMDDNCGVYRTDELLGQQVEIIAELQDRYENAGVKDKSSTYNTELLEAVELGFLLDLAQVTVAAAHARKESRGGHYRGDYTSRDDVKWMKHSLAWKNGQKTKLDYKPVTVTRYQPTERKY from the coding sequence ATGCCGCGCTACCACACCTATGACGCGATCATCATCGGGGCCGGAGGCGCCGGATTGCGTGCGGCGCTCGAGTCGTCGAAGCGAGTGAAGACCGCAGTCATCACCAAGCTCTACCCAACACGCTCACACACCGGCGCAGCACAAGGCGGCGTGTGCGCATCCCTGGCCAACGTCGAAGATGACAACTGGGAATGGCACGCGTACGACACCGTCAAGGGTTCGGACTTCTTGGCCGACCAAGACGCCGTCGACGTGATGTGCCAAGAGGCCTCGCACGCCGTGCTCGAACTTGAGCGCATGGGGCTTCCGTTCAACCGGACGCCCGACGGCAGGATCGACCAGCGGCGGTTCGGCGGCCACACGCGCAACCACGGCGAAGGCCCGGTCAAACGAGCGGCCTACGCGGCCGACCGTACCGGCCACATGATCTTGCAGACGCTGTTCCAGCAGTGCGTGAAACAAGGCGTGGAGTTCTTCAACGAGTTCTACGTTCTGGACGTCGTGATGTCGGGCAAGCAAGTCGCCGGCGTCGTGGCGTACGAGTTGGCAACCGGCGAGTTGCACGTCTTCCACGCAAAGGGCGTGCTGTTCGCGTCCGGCGGATTCGGCAAGATGTGGAAGGTCACGTCGAACGCCCACGCGCTTACCGGGGACGGCCCCGGAGCCGTCCTTCGCCGTGGGCTTCCGTTGGAGGACATGGAGTTCTTCCAGTTCCACCCGACGGGGCTCTACGGCATCGGCATCCTGCTGTCGGAGGCCGCGCGCGGCGAGGGCGGCATCTTGCGAAACGGACTCGGCGAGCGGTTCATGGAGCGTTACGCGCCGACCATCAAGGACTTGGCGCCGCGCGACATGGTCAGCCGTGCGATCTATTTCGAGATCAAGGAAGGCCGCGGGTGCGGTCCGAAGAAGGACCACGTCCTGCTGCACGTCGATCACCTCGACCACAAACTCGTCGAGGAGAAGTTGCCCGATATCACCGAGTTCGCGCGGATCTACCTCGACGTCGAACCGCTGAAAGAGGGCGTGCCGATCCAACCCACGGCGCACTACGCAATGGGCGGGATCCCGACCGACGTCTTCGGGCGCGCGCTGGCCGACGCCAAGAACACGCCCGTTCGGGGGATGTATGCAGCCGGCGAATGCGCGTGCGTGAGTGTTCACGGCGGCAACCGCCTGGGGACGAACTCGCTCCTGGACATCATCGTGTTCGGACGCCGCGGCGGCATCACAATGGCTGAGGAAACCCGGCAGATGGACTTTGCGCCGCTGCCGGCCGATGCACACGAGGCAACCGAGGCTCTGCTGGCCGGGATCCTCGAGCGGCCGCAACAGGAATCGATCGCCGACCTGCGGGCGGAACTGCAGCAGTCTATGGACGACAACTGCGGCGTCTACCGCACCGACGAACTGCTCGGGCAACAGGTGGAGATCATCGCCGAGTTGCAGGACCGCTACGAAAACGCCGGCGTCAAGGACAAGTCGTCGACGTATAACACCGAACTGCTCGAGGCAGTCGAGTTGGGATTCCTTCTCGATCTTGCGCAGGTCACGGTGGCGGCGGCGCACGCCCGCAAGGAATCGCGAGGCGGGCACTACCGCGGCGACTACACGAGCCGAGACGACGTGAAGTGGATGAAGCACTCACTGGCTTGGAAGAACGGGCAGAAGACAAAGCTCGACTACAAGCCGGTCACCGTGACGCGCTACCAGCCCACCGAGCGCAAGTACTGA
- a CDS encoding succinate dehydrogenase iron-sulfur subunit, whose amino-acid sequence MSAAINPSKRATFKILRFDPAVDSKPHWETYTVTYEALDRVFDGLHQIKWHQDGSLTFRRSCGHGICGSDAMLINGVNRLACKVLIKDLKQPIKIEPIRGLPVEKDLVVDMEPFFAAYRKVLPFLINNDPEPDRERLQSPADRERYDDTTKCILCACCTTSCPIFWADGEYQGPAAIVNAHRFIFDSRDHAADDRIGILTDAEGVFKCRTTFNCTDACPRDIHVTRAIQEVKQAVLYSKV is encoded by the coding sequence ATGAGTGCGGCGATCAACCCGAGCAAGCGGGCGACGTTTAAGATCCTTCGCTTCGACCCGGCGGTGGACTCGAAGCCTCACTGGGAGACCTACACCGTCACGTACGAGGCACTCGACAGAGTGTTCGACGGCCTTCACCAGATCAAGTGGCATCAGGACGGCTCGCTGACGTTCCGCCGTTCCTGTGGTCACGGGATCTGCGGGTCGGACGCGATGCTGATCAACGGCGTCAACCGTCTGGCGTGCAAGGTTCTAATCAAGGACCTCAAGCAACCGATCAAGATTGAGCCCATTCGCGGCCTTCCGGTCGAGAAGGACCTCGTGGTTGACATGGAGCCGTTCTTCGCGGCCTACCGCAAGGTTCTGCCGTTCCTGATCAACAACGACCCCGAACCCGACCGCGAGCGGCTGCAGTCCCCCGCCGATCGCGAGCGCTACGACGACACCACCAAGTGCATCTTGTGCGCCTGCTGCACGACCTCGTGCCCGATCTTCTGGGCCGACGGCGAGTACCAGGGCCCGGCGGCGATCGTCAATGCGCACCGATTCATCTTCGACTCCCGCGACCATGCCGCGGACGACCGAATCGGGATCCTCACCGACGCCGAGGGCGTGTTCAAGTGCCGCACCACCTTCAACTGCACCGACGCCTGCCCGCGCGACATCCACGTCACGCGAGCGATCCAAGAGGTCAAACAGGCGGTCTTGTACTCGAAGGTCTAA